TCGTTGCCGCCGATAAGCCCTTTTTTCTTAAATAATCGATTGCTTTTTCAAAATCACCGTCCGTGGCTTTCAATGCTTCCTTGCAATCCATCATGCCCGTACCGGTTTTTACTCTTAACTCTTTAACCATTGCTGAAGTTATTTCCAATTTTATAATCCTCCCTTAACTCATTAATAATCAATATAAGCTTATAGTTATCTGAATGATTTGCCGGTTTACTCTTCAGATTGTGCAATCTTATCTTCGATTTCTATGCTTGCGGGAATATCTGTTTCCTCCGGCTTGGTTTCGACAATCACATCTGTTTCCTTATTCGATTCTGCCGTTAGCTTTTCTTGCAGACGTTTTTTCCCTTCCAAAACCGCATCGGCAAATTTAGAGGTAAACAATTTAATCGCTCTGATGGCATCATCATTTCCCGGTATAATATAATCGATAGCATCAGGATCACAATTCGTATCAACTATAGCCACTATCGGAATCCTTAATTTTTTCGCTTCATTAACCGTTATATGTTCACGGCTGGGATCAACGATAAAAATAGCCGCCGGTGTGGATTTCATGTTTCTGATTCCACCTAAAACATTTTCCAGTTTTTCCTTTTCCTTTTGCAATTTGGTTATTTCTTTTTTAGGAAAAGCTTTAATGGAGTCATCATTGAACATGTTCGTCAAGGTGTTTAAACGATCAATACTCTTTTTAATTGTAGCGAAATTCGTCAACATTCCGCCGAGCCAACGTTGATTGACATAAGGCATGCCGGAGCGCACAGCATCTTCTTTAATGGCTTCCTGTGATTGTTTTTTTGTGCCCACAAAAAGTACTTCTTTGCCCTGACTGACAACATCAATCACAAAATTATACGCCGTCTGAAACAAACCGACGGTCTGCTGAAGATCGATAATGTAGATGTTGTTTCTTGCCCCGAAGATGTATGGTTTCATCTTGGGATTCCATTTGTTTGTCTGATGTCCGAAATGAACACCAGCTTCCAGTAAAAGTTTCATTGAAATTGCTGACATATTTATCTCCTTATTTTGTTTTTTCCTCCACCTTCATCAACTTGCGCGGCAAACTTAAATTTAAGCAACATACCGGCAATCCGAAGATGTGCGAAATTTATCTGGCGGCACTTAGCATAAACATTCTAAATAATCAAGTTTAAATAACCCCGTTTCCGGCAATAAAATTAATACTTTTTATAGGCGATCAGGTCGTGTAATCGGCGTTTATTTTCACATAATCGTAGG
The sequence above is a segment of the Deltaproteobacteria bacterium HGW-Deltaproteobacteria-2 genome. Coding sequences within it:
- the rpsB gene encoding 30S ribosomal protein S2, which gives rise to MSAISMKLLLEAGVHFGHQTNKWNPKMKPYIFGARNNIYIIDLQQTVGLFQTAYNFVIDVVSQGKEVLFVGTKKQSQEAIKEDAVRSGMPYVNQRWLGGMLTNFATIKKSIDRLNTLTNMFNDDSIKAFPKKEITKLQKEKEKLENVLGGIRNMKSTPAAIFIVDPSREHITVNEAKKLRIPIVAIVDTNCDPDAIDYIIPGNDDAIRAIKLFTSKFADAVLEGKKRLQEKLTAESNKETDVIVETKPEETDIPASIEIEDKIAQSEE